GGAGACGTCGAGGGCCGAGGTAGGCTCATCGAGGACTATGAAGTCAGGCTCAACCGCGAGCGCCCTAGCCAGAGCGATACGCTGCTTCTGCCCTCCGCTGAACTCGTGCGGGAGTCTCGAGAGATGATCGTGCGACAGGCCCACCTGCTCGATGAGCTGGTGTATACGCTCCTTCTCCGCGAACTTGACGTTCTTGGATACAGAGGGCGGAGGACCGTGGATCCTGAACCCCTCGCCAATTATCTTCTCCACAGCCATCCTCGGGTCGAGGCTGGAGTAAGGGTCCTGGAAGACTATCTGGAGCTTCTTCCTCGTGCTCCTGAGCTCGACAGGGGGGACCTTCGTGATGTCCTTCCCGTTGAACACTATTCTGCCGCCAGTCGGCTCGACCAGACGAAGGACCGTGCGTCCGAATGTGGTCTTGCCGCAGCCGGACTCGCCGACGAGCCCCAGCGTCTCCCACCTCTTGATGGACAGGGACACGCCATCTACAGCGTGAACATGTGCCACGGTCTTCCCGATAACGCCCTTTCTCACAGGGAAGAGCTTCTGGAGGTTCACCACCTCTATGAGTGGTCCGGACTCAGACGCCATCGGGCGTCCCACCTCCAGCAGGATAGAGATGACATGCAACGAAATGGCCCGGCCCGACCTCGACCATCCAGGGTCTGACCCGGCTGCAAGCGTTGACTGCATAGTCGCATCTGTCGACAAACGGACAGCCTGGGAAAGGCTTCATCAGGTTCGGAACTGTCCCCCTTATCACTGCCAGTTCCTCCTTCCGCTCGCCGAGCTTCGGGAATGCGGTAAGCAGGCCCTTCGTGTATGGGTGCAGAGGGCTCCCGAAGAGGTCGAAGGTCTCAGCTATCTCCACAATCCTG
The sequence above is a segment of the Candidatus Thermoplasmatota archaeon genome. Coding sequences within it:
- a CDS encoding dipeptide/oligopeptide/nickel ABC transporter ATP-binding protein, with translation MASESGPLIEVVNLQKLFPVRKGVIGKTVAHVHAVDGVSLSIKRWETLGLVGESGCGKTTFGRTVLRLVEPTGGRIVFNGKDITKVPPVELRSTRKKLQIVFQDPYSSLDPRMAVEKIIGEGFRIHGPPPSVSKNVKFAEKERIHQLIEQVGLSHDHLSRLPHEFSGGQKQRIALARALAVEPDFIVLDEPTSALDVS